CGGATACCAAACAGCTGACCTACCGCGTGGAGCACTGGCTGGAGGGCGAGACGACCGCCAGAGCAGCGCAGGACATTCCGGTAAGCATCTGGGCCGGCACGGACGTGTACAGCGTGACGAGCGTGGCGCAGAACACCTACGCAGGATATGACTTCGCGAACTACACGATCAACGACGCGCCCGTGACCTTCCCGCGCAATGTGGCGGACGGCACGGTGATCAAGGTCAACTACACGATCGACGATACGGATACCAAACAGCTGACCTACCGCGTAGAGCACTGGCTGGAGGGTGAGACCACAGCCCGGGCAGCGCAGGACATTCCGGTAAGCATCTGGGCAGGCACGGACGTGTACAGCGTGCAGAGCGTGGCGCAGAACACCTACGCAGGATATGACTTTGCGAACTACACGATCAACGACGCGCCCGTGACCTTCCCGCGCGATGTGGCGGACGGCACGGTGATCAAGGTGAACTACACCATCGACGAAACCGACACCAAGGAGATCACCTACCGCGTGGAGCACTGGTTGGAGGGCGAGACCACGGCCCGTGCCGCGCAGGACATTCCGGTAGACATCTGGGCCGGCACGGACGTGTACAACGTACAGAGCGTGGCACAGAACACCTACGCAGGATATGACTTCGCGAACTACACGATCAACGACACCCCCGTGACCTTCCCGCGCGATGTGGCGGACGGCACGGTGATCAAGGTCAACTACACGATCGACGATACCGACACCAAGGAGATCACCTACCGCGTGGAGCACTGGCTGGAGGGCGAGACGACCGCCCGGGCAGCGCAGGACATTCCGGTGAACATCTGGGCCGGCACGGACGTGTACAGCGTGCAGAGTGTGGCGCAGAACACCTACGCAGGATATGACTTCGCGAACTACACGATCAACGACGCATCTGTGACCTTCCCGCGCGATGTGGCGGACGGCACGGTGATCAGGGTGAACTACACCATCGACGATACGGATGTTACAGCATTGACCTACAGCGTGGAGCATTGGGTGGAAGGCGAGACGGCCGCCCGCGACATCGTTCCCGTGACAGTAGACATCTGGGCCGGTGCAGACAGCTACGTGGTAGACAGTGTAACGCTCAACAGCTATGAAGGCTTCACCTTCAGCAGCTACAGCGTCTCCCTGCCGGCAACGGTGCGCGGCGGCGACGTGATCCGCGTGGATTACGCGGCCAGCACCCAGGAGCTCCCGCCGGTGGTACCTCCCGCACCGATCGCGCCGCCGGTCACCCCGGTTGGACCGATCACACCCGCGGCACCCGTAGTGCCGGAGCCTGAAGCACCCGCACCCGAGACGCCGGTTGAGATTCCGGAACCCTCGGTACCCGCAGCTTCCCCGTCGCCCTCGCAGCCCGTGGTGGAAATCCCTGATGTGCAGACGCCGCTGGCCAACAAGGCTGTATGGGCCCTGCTGAACCTGCTGCTGGCAATCGCATGCGGCATCGTGATGCTTGTGCTGCTGGTCGGCTACTTCGTCGGCAAGAAGAAGAAACAGGACGCGCAGGATGAGGCGAACGCCCAGGCCGCTTCGGAAGCGGAGACGGAAGAAGAGCTCAAGCGCAAGGGCGTCTGGCGCCTGCTGAGCATCATCCCCGGCATTGGCGCACTGATCGTCTTCTTCCTGACGGAGAACATGCGCAACCCCATGGCCTTTACGGATAAGTGGACGCTGCTGATGGTCATCATCGCTGTGGTACAGCTTGTGATCACCATCCTGGCCTTCAAACGCCGCAAAAAGAACGACGGCGCGCAGGACGCCAACGCATAACAGCATACCTGCATCAAAAAACCGCTCCCCATCACGGGGAACGGTTTTTTTCTGTGTAAGAGGGAGCGCGCGCTGCATTTTCATTTTACTTGTGCTTGTGCATAAAAAGGAAAGCCCGTCAAATAATAGAAGAACACAAACGAAACTGCAAGGAGGAACATGACAAGTGAAAGCTACGGGCATTGTGCGCAGAATCGATGATCTTGGCAGGGTAGTGATTCCCAAGGAAATCAGAAGGACAATGCGGATCCGCGAGGGAGACCCGCTGGAGATATACACCGACCGCGAGGGGGAAATCATCCTCAAAAAGTACTCGCCCATCGGCGAGCTCAATGACTTTGCGCGGGAATATGTCGAGGCGCTCAGCCGCGTCTCGGGGCATGTGGCCCTGATCGCGGATCGAGATAACATCGTGGCGGTAAGCGGGGCCTCGCGCCGCGAGTACCAGGACAAGCCCCTGCATAAGGACATGGAGCGCTTTATGCACGGTCGCCGCAGCGTGCAGCTGCAGGGCGAGCAGACCATGCTGCTGGTGGTGGAGGACGCGGACGTAGCGCCCTTTACCGCGCTGAGCGGCGCGCCCATCCTGGCCGATGGCGAGGTGATCGGCGCGGTACTGCTTGCAAGCGGTGCCGCCGGCGCGCACATGGACGATCAGGAGCGCAAGCTGGTGGAGACCGCGGCGATCTTTCTGGGTCGCCAGATGGAGGGCTGAAGGCGAAAAAATGGAAGCAACGCGGCGCGTGCCGGAGCAGTACCGGAAACGCGCCGCGTTTTTATTGCGCATATTTGGCAGACGTCACGGCGTACAATGATAGAGGCGTTTTATGGTATAATTTATCATTATTAGATGTAAGCATCCTTTCCTGCGCCGCCAGTAGCAATCTATCGCCGGCGCGCCAGCGCGCGAAACGTGCGCCGGGCGCGCTGTGGGATCAATAGAGAGGTTGGAGACAAATGGGTACGGGCAAACGATCGTTCATCAAGGGGGCGGCGATTCTGGGCGTGGCGGGCCTGTTGGTCAAGGTGATCGGGGCGCTCTACCGCATTCCGCTCACCGCCATCATCTCGCCCCACGGCATGGGGCTTTACATGATCGCCTACCCAATCTACGCGTACCTGCTGGTGCTCTCCACCGCCGGGCTGCCCACCGCCATCTCTAAAATGGTGGCGGAGCGCCAGAGCCGGGGGGACGAGGCGGGCGCCTACGACGTATTTCGCGCCTCGCGGCGGGTGCTTCTGTGGATTGGCCTTGTCTCCAGCGTGGCGCTGTTTGCGCTCGCCGGGCCGGTTGCGGGCTGGATTCAGAACCCCGAGGCGGCGCTGGGCATGCGCGCCATCGCGCCTGCACTGCTTTTTGTGGCATGGATGAGCGCCTACCGCGGTTATTTCCAGGGCCGGCAGGATATGATGCCCACCGCGCTTTCCCAGATTGTGGAGCAGCTGGGCAAGCTTGCGCTGGGCCTGATGTTGGCGGGCGCGTGGATCGGCCTGGGCTACGCCCAGGGCGCAGCGGGGGCGCTATTGGGCGTGGCGCTCTCGGAGATCATGGCCCTGGCGCTTCTGATGGGCATGGCGCGTTCGCGCGTCCGGCGCATCGCGCGGCCTGCGGGCGCCCGCGACCGCATGGACCCTGCACGGCGCAAACGCATCCTGCGGCAGCTTGCCGCCGTGGCCGTGCCCGTGACGCTGGGCGCCTCCATCATGCCCATGGTGGGCCTGGTGGACAGCGCCCTGGTGGTGAGCCGCCTGCATGCGCTGGGCCTGAGCACGGACGTTGCCACCACCCAGTTCGGCCTGCTGACAGGCGTGGTCAACACGCTTACCAACATGCCCGCGGTGCTCACGCTGGCGCTGCAGATGAGCCTTGTGCCCGCCATTACCCAGGCCATGGCCCTGCGGCAGATGCATGCTGTGCGCACGCGCAGCCGCGCGGGTGTCAAGCTCTCCTACCTCATCGGCCTGCCTGCGGCGGCGGGCCTGCTGCTGCTGGCCCAGCCCATCATCGCGCTGCTTTACAGGACGCTAGCGCCCGATGAGTTGGCCCTCTCTGCCCGCCTGCTGGCCATGATGGCCCCGGGCGTGCTGTTTTTATCCGTGGTGCAGGGCACCACCGGCATCCTGCAGGGCATCGGCCGCGTGATGGTGCCGGTGCGCAACATGGCCGTCGGCGCGGTGCTCAAGGTGGCGCTCAACGCCCTTTTGATCGGCATGCCGGGCGTGGGCATCCTTGGCGCAGCCATCGCCACTGTGGTATGCTATGGCGTAGCGGCGCTGCTCAACCTGGTGAGTGTGTACCGCGCGCTGGGCATGCGCGTGCAGTGGAAGAAGGGCGTGCTCATGCCGCTGTTTGCCACAGCGGCGATGGGCGTGGCAGTGTACGTGGTGTGCACGTTTGCAAAAGTGTGGATCGCCTCCGATACCGCGGTCACCCTGCTTGCGGTGGCTGTCGGCGCGGGCATCTACGGCCTGTTTTTGCTGCTCACCGGCGCGGTGGACGCGCACGACCTGTCCATGCTGCCGCATGGCGACAAGATTGCACGCGCGCTTTTCAAGTGCAAGATATTCCGATAAGGGGGCAGACAACCAAATGCATACATTGTGGATCGTGGGGCTGGGCACGGACGCCTCTACCCTCACGCTGGGCGCGGCAGAGGCGCTGAAAAGCGCAGCGCGGCGCATCCTGCGCACAGGCAGGCACGACGCGGCGCAATACCTTGCGCAGAACAACCTTCCCTTTGAGACGCTGGATGATCTCTACGAGACGTGCGAAGACTTTGACGCCCTGCAGCAGCAGGCATCTGAAAGGGTGCTCGCCGCTGCGCGCGCTGATAACGTGTGCTACGCCGTGCCAGGCGCGGGGGACGTCACCGACGCCACGGTGCGCGCCATCGCCGCGCGGGCGCGCGATGCGGGCGTGGCGCTGCGCTTTGTAGCGGGCGTCTCGCAGGCCTCCTGCGCGCAAGGGGCGGCGGCGCAGGTGGGCTGGCGGATGGACATGCCCCGCGCGGGCGTGCGCGTGCTTGCGGTGGACGACCTTGATACGGCGGCGCTGGACGTGCGCGATTTGTTGGTAGTGCCGGAGGTGGACGGCGCCCTGCGCGCCTCGCAGGTCAAGCTGAAGCTGGGGGAATATTATCCGGACGCGCATACGCTCTACTGCACGGCGGGGGAGGCGTGCCAGGCGGTGCCGCTCTATGCGCTGGACAGGCAGCGCGCGATGGACCACCGCACGTGCGTGGTGGTGCCTCCCCTTGCGGGGCTCGCCATGACGCGCTATGGTTTTGAGCAGCTGCTGGAGGTGATGCGCATCCTGCGCGGCCCGGGCGGCTGCCCTTGGGACCGGGAGCAGACCCACGCCTCGCTCAAGCCCTATTTGATCGAGGAGGCTTATGAGACGCTGGAGGCCATTGACCTGGGCGACGCAGGTAAGATGACCGAGGAGCTGGGCGACGTGCTGCTGCAGGTGGTGTTCCACGCCCAGGTGGGGGCGGACAGGGGCGCCTTTGATATCCGCGACGTGACCACCGGCGTATGTAAAAAGATGATTGAGCGCCACCCCCACATCTTTGGTGACGCGCATGCGGATACTCCAGAGGAGGTACTGGTCAACTGGGAGAAGATCAAAAAGCGCGCCAAGCGCCTGGATCGCCAGGCGGACGTGCTTGCGGACGTGCCCCACAACCTGCCCGCGCTGATGCGCGCCTACAAGGTGCAGCAGAAGGCGGCAGACGTGGGCTTTGACTGGGATGACGCGCAAGGGGCGCTGGACAAGCTTCAGGAGGAGCTGCGGGAGCTCAGCGAGGCGTGCGATGCGGGTGACCAGGCCGCCGCGGCAGAGGAGATGGGCGATGCGCTCTTTGCCATTGCGAACGTGGCGCGCCTGCTTAACATCCGTCCGGAGCTGGCGCTGGGCGCGGCGTGTGAAAAATTCATTGCGCGCTTTGGCCGCATGGAGGATTTGGCGCGCAGCCGCGGCTTTGCGCTGGAGGCGCTGGATCTGCCCGCGATGGACGCGCTGTGGGAGGAAATCAAGCGCGCGGAGCCGCTTGCGAAAAAAGAAGATTGAAAAAAGCCTGTAGAGCGTGTAGAATAAGGGGTAATTGGACATGTTGTGCATGCCGGCGCGCCGTTTTGCGCATGATGAATCATGTGCATAAGCGGTGGCAAACAGCAATCCTATGTGACCACTGCTGGTTATGCGTTATTGTCGCTCATTACTATGCAAGAAACAAGGAGGCATTTTACCATGAACAAAACCGAATTGATTGCTGCAGTCGCCGAGACGGCAGGCCTGAGCAAAAAGGACGCCGAGAAGAGCGTCAACGCTTTTGTGGAGGTCGTTATCGACGCGCTGAAAAAGGGTGAAAAGGTCCAGATGGTGGGCTTTGGCAACTTTGAGGTGCGCGAGCGTGCGGAGCGCAAGGGCCGCAACCCCGCCACCAAGCAGGAGATCATCATCCCCGCTTCCAAATCGCCCGTCTTCAAGGCCGGCAAAAACTTCAAGGAAGCCATTGATTAATCGGGGAACCGAGATGCAAGATGGGGCTGGGCGCGTTTGTTGCCCGGCCCCTCTTTTCTTACAGAAGCAGGAGGGACAGCTATATGCGGCTGGATAAATATCTGAAGGTGTCGCGCATCATCAAGCGGCGCACCATCGCTGCCCAGGCGTGCGACGCGGGCAAGGTGCTGCAAAACGGCAAAGCTGCCAAGGCATCGGCCGCCGTCAAAGTGGGGGATGTGCTGGAGGTGACGCTGGGGCAGCGCCCCATGCGCTGTGAAGTGCTCATGATTGCGGACAACGTGGGCAAGGACCAGGCGGGCGAGATGTACCGCATACTTACGGACGATTGAGGGGAGGATCAGGGCGGTGCTGGATTTGCGCGTGGGCACGGGCTTTGACGTGCACGCCTTTGCGCCGGGGCGCAGGTGCGTGCTCGGCGGGGTGTGCGTGCCGTACGAGCGGGGCCTTGCGGGCCATTCGGACGCGGACGTGCTGGTGCACGCGGTGATGGACGCGCTGTTGGGCGCGGCGGCACTGCCGGATATTGGCCGGCTCTTTCCGGATGACGACGCGGCATATCTGGACGCGGACAGCCTGGGTTTGCTCGCGCAGGTGGGCGCGCGCCTGGCAGAGACGGGGTACGCGCTTGCCAATGTGGACGCGACCATCATCGCCCAGGCGCCGCGCATGGCGCCCTACATCGAGCAGATGCGCGCAAATATCGCAGGCGCGCTGGGCGTGGAGACCGCACGCGTGGGCGTCAAGGCGACCACCACCGAGCATTTGGGCTTTACCGGGCGCAAG
Above is a window of Maliibacterium massiliense DNA encoding:
- the spoVT gene encoding stage V sporulation protein T is translated as MKATGIVRRIDDLGRVVIPKEIRRTMRIREGDPLEIYTDREGEIILKKYSPIGELNDFAREYVEALSRVSGHVALIADRDNIVAVSGASRREYQDKPLHKDMERFMHGRRSVQLQGEQTMLLVVEDADVAPFTALSGAPILADGEVIGAVLLASGAAGAHMDDQERKLVETAAIFLGRQMEG
- a CDS encoding polysaccharide biosynthesis protein; translation: MGTGKRSFIKGAAILGVAGLLVKVIGALYRIPLTAIISPHGMGLYMIAYPIYAYLLVLSTAGLPTAISKMVAERQSRGDEAGAYDVFRASRRVLLWIGLVSSVALFALAGPVAGWIQNPEAALGMRAIAPALLFVAWMSAYRGYFQGRQDMMPTALSQIVEQLGKLALGLMLAGAWIGLGYAQGAAGALLGVALSEIMALALLMGMARSRVRRIARPAGARDRMDPARRKRILRQLAAVAVPVTLGASIMPMVGLVDSALVVSRLHALGLSTDVATTQFGLLTGVVNTLTNMPAVLTLALQMSLVPAITQAMALRQMHAVRTRSRAGVKLSYLIGLPAAAGLLLLAQPIIALLYRTLAPDELALSARLLAMMAPGVLFLSVVQGTTGILQGIGRVMVPVRNMAVGAVLKVALNALLIGMPGVGILGAAIATVVCYGVAALLNLVSVYRALGMRVQWKKGVLMPLFATAAMGVAVYVVCTFAKVWIASDTAVTLLAVAVGAGIYGLFLLLTGAVDAHDLSMLPHGDKIARALFKCKIFR
- the mazG gene encoding nucleoside triphosphate pyrophosphohydrolase, which translates into the protein MHTLWIVGLGTDASTLTLGAAEALKSAARRILRTGRHDAAQYLAQNNLPFETLDDLYETCEDFDALQQQASERVLAAARADNVCYAVPGAGDVTDATVRAIAARARDAGVALRFVAGVSQASCAQGAAAQVGWRMDMPRAGVRVLAVDDLDTAALDVRDLLVVPEVDGALRASQVKLKLGEYYPDAHTLYCTAGEACQAVPLYALDRQRAMDHRTCVVVPPLAGLAMTRYGFEQLLEVMRILRGPGGCPWDREQTHASLKPYLIEEAYETLEAIDLGDAGKMTEELGDVLLQVVFHAQVGADRGAFDIRDVTTGVCKKMIERHPHIFGDAHADTPEEVLVNWEKIKKRAKRLDRQADVLADVPHNLPALMRAYKVQQKAADVGFDWDDAQGALDKLQEELRELSEACDAGDQAAAAEEMGDALFAIANVARLLNIRPELALGAACEKFIARFGRMEDLARSRGFALEALDLPAMDALWEEIKRAEPLAKKED
- a CDS encoding HU family DNA-binding protein — encoded protein: MNKTELIAAVAETAGLSKKDAEKSVNAFVEVVIDALKKGEKVQMVGFGNFEVRERAERKGRNPATKQEIIIPASKSPVFKAGKNFKEAID
- a CDS encoding S4 domain-containing protein is translated as MRLDKYLKVSRIIKRRTIAAQACDAGKVLQNGKAAKASAAVKVGDVLEVTLGQRPMRCEVLMIADNVGKDQAGEMYRILTDD
- the ispF gene encoding 2-C-methyl-D-erythritol 2,4-cyclodiphosphate synthase, with amino-acid sequence MRVGTGFDVHAFAPGRRCVLGGVCVPYERGLAGHSDADVLVHAVMDALLGAAALPDIGRLFPDDDAAYLDADSLGLLAQVGARLAETGYALANVDATIIAQAPRMAPYIEQMRANIAGALGVETARVGVKATTTEHLGFTGRKEGIAAQAVALIYAL